In Myripristis murdjan chromosome 2, fMyrMur1.1, whole genome shotgun sequence, a genomic segment contains:
- the LOC115374190 gene encoding uncharacterized protein LOC115374190 isoform X1, with protein sequence MQVGLRIQLRTHATRDLCQGAEMSQVRRSVGEALWGMCAADAMSMPVHWYYNIPDIKRDFGGWITNYSAPRSRHPSSILTLSNPAGSGRTSWSSGARRPDVVGDIILHDKLKFWKSASGSVHYHQGMRAGDNTLNVRCALRVALTLLAGGFSDVSQADARGAVLADYVSFLTTAGSHNDTYAESWHRAFFSDWAESRPASPAQLLEFAERRADRKLSSPPDGQLDAIGCLPMILPFILLSTSANEERAVSAALQFVRLTHPHPRAAECVRVYGRALHATLGGADLRQQAELALRSLAAWDTCQRYSRRAARFPASSEERLQVHQDAVDELGLACYSRGALSSLFYLAYEFHDDPRGGILTNTNCGGENCNRGAALGALLGARAAHGGSSVPQEWKEALTDAQEVVPDILQQLA encoded by the exons ATGCAAGTCGGACTCCGGATTCAGCTGCGGACGCACGCGACCAG GGACCTGTGCCAAGGTGCAGAGATGAGCCAGGTGCGCCGGTCAGTGGGCGAGGCGCTGTGGGGCATGTGCGCGGCGGACGCCATGTCCATGCCCGTCCACTGGTACTACAACATCCCGGACATCAAGAGAGACTTCGGAGGCTGGATCACGAACTACAGCGCCCCCCGGAGCCGACACCCGAGCAGCATCCTCACCCTGTCCAACCCAG cCGGCAGCGGCCGCACGTCCTGGTCGTCGGGGGCGCGGCGTCCTGATGTGGTCGGTGACATCATCCTACACGACAAACTGAAGTTCTGGAAGTCTGCCAGCGGCTCGGTGCATTACCACCAAG gtatGCGTGCAGGTGACAACACCCTGAACGTGCGCTGCGCCCTGCGGGTGGCGCTCACGCTGCTCGCCGGCGGTTTCTCTGACGTGTCTCAGGCCGACGCCCGCGGCGCCGTGCTCGCCGACTACGTCTCCTTCCTGACGACGGCCGGCTCGCACAACGACACCTACGCCGAGTCCTGGCACCGCGCCTTCTTCTCCGACTGGGCCGAGTCCCGCCCCGCCTCACCTGCCCAG CTGCTGGAGTTCGCCGAGCGCCGCGCCGACAGGAAGCTGAGCTCGCCGCCGGACGGCCAGCTGGACGCCATCGGCTGCCTTCCCATGATCCTCCCCTTCATCCTGCTGTCCACCTCGGCCAATGAGGAGCGAGCT GTGTCGGCGGCGCTGCAGTTCGTCCGCCTCACACACCCGCACCCCCGGGCGGCggagtgtgtgcgcgtgtacgGCCGGGCGCTGCACGCCACGCTGGGCGGAGCCGACCTCCGGCAGCAGGCGGAGCTCGCCCTGCGGAGCCTCGCCGCCTGGGACACCTGCCAGCGCTACAGCCGGCGGGCCGCCag gttccCGGCCTCCTCAGAGGAGCGGCTGCAGGTGCATCAAGACGCCGTGGACGAGCTCGGCCTCGCCTGCTACAGCAGAG GTGCGCTGAGCAGCCTGTTCTACCTGGCCTACGAGTTTCATGACGACCCGCGAGGAGGAATCCTGACCAACACCAACTGTGGAG gagAGAACTGTAACCGTGGCGCGGCGCTCGGCGCCCTGCTCGGCGCCCGGGCGGCGCACGGCGGCTCCTCCGTCCCGCAGGAGTGGAAAGAGGCTCTGACCGACGCCCAGGAAGTCGTCCCTGacatcctgcagcagctggcCTGA
- the LOC115374190 gene encoding uncharacterized protein LOC115374190 isoform X2: MEGSACSWDLCQGAEMSQVRRSVGEALWGMCAADAMSMPVHWYYNIPDIKRDFGGWITNYSAPRSRHPSSILTLSNPAGSGRTSWSSGARRPDVVGDIILHDKLKFWKSASGSVHYHQGMRAGDNTLNVRCALRVALTLLAGGFSDVSQADARGAVLADYVSFLTTAGSHNDTYAESWHRAFFSDWAESRPASPAQLLEFAERRADRKLSSPPDGQLDAIGCLPMILPFILLSTSANEERAVSAALQFVRLTHPHPRAAECVRVYGRALHATLGGADLRQQAELALRSLAAWDTCQRYSRRAARFPASSEERLQVHQDAVDELGLACYSRGALSSLFYLAYEFHDDPRGGILTNTNCGGENCNRGAALGALLGARAAHGGSSVPQEWKEALTDAQEVVPDILQQLA, encoded by the exons atggAAGGCTCTG cctgttCCTGGGACCTGTGCCAAGGTGCAGAGATGAGCCAGGTGCGCCGGTCAGTGGGCGAGGCGCTGTGGGGCATGTGCGCGGCGGACGCCATGTCCATGCCCGTCCACTGGTACTACAACATCCCGGACATCAAGAGAGACTTCGGAGGCTGGATCACGAACTACAGCGCCCCCCGGAGCCGACACCCGAGCAGCATCCTCACCCTGTCCAACCCAG cCGGCAGCGGCCGCACGTCCTGGTCGTCGGGGGCGCGGCGTCCTGATGTGGTCGGTGACATCATCCTACACGACAAACTGAAGTTCTGGAAGTCTGCCAGCGGCTCGGTGCATTACCACCAAG gtatGCGTGCAGGTGACAACACCCTGAACGTGCGCTGCGCCCTGCGGGTGGCGCTCACGCTGCTCGCCGGCGGTTTCTCTGACGTGTCTCAGGCCGACGCCCGCGGCGCCGTGCTCGCCGACTACGTCTCCTTCCTGACGACGGCCGGCTCGCACAACGACACCTACGCCGAGTCCTGGCACCGCGCCTTCTTCTCCGACTGGGCCGAGTCCCGCCCCGCCTCACCTGCCCAG CTGCTGGAGTTCGCCGAGCGCCGCGCCGACAGGAAGCTGAGCTCGCCGCCGGACGGCCAGCTGGACGCCATCGGCTGCCTTCCCATGATCCTCCCCTTCATCCTGCTGTCCACCTCGGCCAATGAGGAGCGAGCT GTGTCGGCGGCGCTGCAGTTCGTCCGCCTCACACACCCGCACCCCCGGGCGGCggagtgtgtgcgcgtgtacgGCCGGGCGCTGCACGCCACGCTGGGCGGAGCCGACCTCCGGCAGCAGGCGGAGCTCGCCCTGCGGAGCCTCGCCGCCTGGGACACCTGCCAGCGCTACAGCCGGCGGGCCGCCag gttccCGGCCTCCTCAGAGGAGCGGCTGCAGGTGCATCAAGACGCCGTGGACGAGCTCGGCCTCGCCTGCTACAGCAGAG GTGCGCTGAGCAGCCTGTTCTACCTGGCCTACGAGTTTCATGACGACCCGCGAGGAGGAATCCTGACCAACACCAACTGTGGAG gagAGAACTGTAACCGTGGCGCGGCGCTCGGCGCCCTGCTCGGCGCCCGGGCGGCGCACGGCGGCTCCTCCGTCCCGCAGGAGTGGAAAGAGGCTCTGACCGACGCCCAGGAAGTCGTCCCTGacatcctgcagcagctggcCTGA
- the LOC115374190 gene encoding uncharacterized protein LOC115374190 isoform X3 translates to MSQVRRSVGEALWGMCAADAMSMPVHWYYNIPDIKRDFGGWITNYSAPRSRHPSSILTLSNPAGSGRTSWSSGARRPDVVGDIILHDKLKFWKSASGSVHYHQGMRAGDNTLNVRCALRVALTLLAGGFSDVSQADARGAVLADYVSFLTTAGSHNDTYAESWHRAFFSDWAESRPASPAQLLEFAERRADRKLSSPPDGQLDAIGCLPMILPFILLSTSANEERAVSAALQFVRLTHPHPRAAECVRVYGRALHATLGGADLRQQAELALRSLAAWDTCQRYSRRAARFPASSEERLQVHQDAVDELGLACYSRGALSSLFYLAYEFHDDPRGGILTNTNCGGENCNRGAALGALLGARAAHGGSSVPQEWKEALTDAQEVVPDILQQLA, encoded by the exons ATGAGCCAGGTGCGCCGGTCAGTGGGCGAGGCGCTGTGGGGCATGTGCGCGGCGGACGCCATGTCCATGCCCGTCCACTGGTACTACAACATCCCGGACATCAAGAGAGACTTCGGAGGCTGGATCACGAACTACAGCGCCCCCCGGAGCCGACACCCGAGCAGCATCCTCACCCTGTCCAACCCAG cCGGCAGCGGCCGCACGTCCTGGTCGTCGGGGGCGCGGCGTCCTGATGTGGTCGGTGACATCATCCTACACGACAAACTGAAGTTCTGGAAGTCTGCCAGCGGCTCGGTGCATTACCACCAAG gtatGCGTGCAGGTGACAACACCCTGAACGTGCGCTGCGCCCTGCGGGTGGCGCTCACGCTGCTCGCCGGCGGTTTCTCTGACGTGTCTCAGGCCGACGCCCGCGGCGCCGTGCTCGCCGACTACGTCTCCTTCCTGACGACGGCCGGCTCGCACAACGACACCTACGCCGAGTCCTGGCACCGCGCCTTCTTCTCCGACTGGGCCGAGTCCCGCCCCGCCTCACCTGCCCAG CTGCTGGAGTTCGCCGAGCGCCGCGCCGACAGGAAGCTGAGCTCGCCGCCGGACGGCCAGCTGGACGCCATCGGCTGCCTTCCCATGATCCTCCCCTTCATCCTGCTGTCCACCTCGGCCAATGAGGAGCGAGCT GTGTCGGCGGCGCTGCAGTTCGTCCGCCTCACACACCCGCACCCCCGGGCGGCggagtgtgtgcgcgtgtacgGCCGGGCGCTGCACGCCACGCTGGGCGGAGCCGACCTCCGGCAGCAGGCGGAGCTCGCCCTGCGGAGCCTCGCCGCCTGGGACACCTGCCAGCGCTACAGCCGGCGGGCCGCCag gttccCGGCCTCCTCAGAGGAGCGGCTGCAGGTGCATCAAGACGCCGTGGACGAGCTCGGCCTCGCCTGCTACAGCAGAG GTGCGCTGAGCAGCCTGTTCTACCTGGCCTACGAGTTTCATGACGACCCGCGAGGAGGAATCCTGACCAACACCAACTGTGGAG gagAGAACTGTAACCGTGGCGCGGCGCTCGGCGCCCTGCTCGGCGCCCGGGCGGCGCACGGCGGCTCCTCCGTCCCGCAGGAGTGGAAAGAGGCTCTGACCGACGCCCAGGAAGTCGTCCCTGacatcctgcagcagctggcCTGA
- the f7l gene encoding coagulation factor VII, whose amino-acid sequence MESGRETLRLFVLRLLVVSLPACSGVFVNSPEANGFLRRSRRANAGLEEMKRGNLERECLEEKCSYEEAREIFILPQQLEAFWRTYSAVDHCRSGPCKNGATCTNHIDSFVCICWPGYHGRTCDKARLSSYGCLYRNGGCEHFCKDLPGVPHHCHCAPGYRLAQDNTSCLPQVPIPCGKPVNLMTPRIVNGYACPRGQCPWQALLAEDHNYKCGAILLSADWILTAAHCVWGKTPSQFHITVGEHDRSEKEGSEQTRRVSKVLVHPSYNNSTSDCDLALLKLCRPVILGHFAVPICLPALDGSFRRALATVRLSTVSGWGHLAQSGLSSRFLQRLEIPRVPLQECRAHTKLNITRNMLCAGVRKGGQDACQGDSGGPLVTRYKNTWFLSGVVSWGKGCAKENLYGVYVRVSNFLGWINRTMTTG is encoded by the exons ATGGAGTCTGGCAGAGAAACTCTGCGTCTCTTCGTCCTGCGACTCCTCGTCGTTTCGCTGCCGGCCTGCAGCGGAG TGTTTGTGAACAGTCCAGAGGCCAATGGGTTCCTGCGGCGGTCCCGCCGGGCGAACGCCGGGTTGGAGGAGATGAAGCGAGGAAACCTGGAGCGTGAGTGTCTGGAGGAGAAATGCTCCTACGAGGAGGCCAGGGAGATCTTCATCCTGCCGCAGCAGCTG GAGGCCTTCTGGAGAACATATTCAG CGGTGGATCATTGTCGGTCTGGTCCCTGTAAGAATGGAGCGACCTGCACCAACCACATCGACAGCTTTGTCTGCATCTGCTGGCCCGGCTACCATGGACGCACCTGTGACAAAG CCCGGCTGAGCTCCTACGGCTGCCTCTACAGAAACGGAGGATgtgaacatttctgtaaagactTGCCAGGTGTTCCTCATCACTGCCACTGTGCTCCCGGATACAGACTCGCTCAGGACAACACCAGCTGTCTGCCACAAG TTCCCATTCCCTGTGGAAAACCAGTGAACCTGATGACTCCCAGGATTGTGAACGGGTACGCCTGTCCCAGAGGACAGTGTCCATGGCAG GCGCTGCTGGCGGAGGACCATAACTACAAATGTGGGGCAATCCTCCTGTCAGCAGACTGGATCCTGACGGCGGCTCACTGCGTCTGGGGGAAAACCCCCTCGCAGTTCCACATCACTGTGG gtgagcATGACCGCTCTGAGAAGGAGGGCTCCGAGCAGACGAGGAGGGTCTCCAAAGTCCTGGTGCATCCGTCCTACAACAACTCCACCTCCGACTGCGACCTGGCGCTGCTGAAGCTCTGCCGCCCGGTGATTCTTGGACACTTCGCCGTGCCCATCTGCCTTCCCGCCCTGGACGGGTCCTTCCGGCGGGCGCTGGCAACGGTTCGCCTGTCCACGGTGAGCGGCTGGGGTCACCTGGCGCAGTCCGGGCTCTCGTCCAGGTTTCTGCAGCGGCTGGAAATCCCCAGGGTCCCGCTGCAGGAGTGTCGTGCTCACACCAAACTCAACATCACCAGGAACATGCTCTGTGCCGGCGTGAGGAAGGGCGGCCAGGACGCCTGCCAGGGCGACAGCGGTGGGCCGCTGGTCACGCGCTACAAGAACACGTGGTTCCTGAGCGGCGTGGTGAGCTGGGGGAAAGGCTGTGCCAAGGAAAACCTGTACGGCGTCTACGTCAGAGTCAGCAACTTCCTGGGATGGATCAACCGCACCATGACGACCGGCTGA